The genomic region TTGGCCGCGAGCTGGCGATGCAGGTGCGACAGTTTGAACGCCGCCGGCGGCGTGACGGCGTGTACGAAGTCCGCGAGCGCCTGTCCCTCGGCCGCGACTTTTTTCGCGGTGTCGTAGAACTGCTCGTGCGAGCTTTTCTTCGCTTCAAAGGAGTCGCGCGCCGTCGAAAGACTGGTCAGCAGCGCGTCGCCCTTGTTCTTGATGATGCTGAGCGCCATGGGGTATCGGGTGGCGCCGAGCTGCGCGAGCATCTCCAGCGCGTCGGCGTAACGCGACTGCGCGCCGTACATCCGGGCCAGCTGCGTGACGGCCCGATGTCCGCCGGTCGTCGCCTCCAGCGCCTCGGCGGCCTTGTATTCCGCTTCGGCCCGGTCCAGCGAGCCGTCGTTCCAATAAGCGTCGGCCAGCCCCAGATGCGCCGAGATATCGTCGGGGTTCTTGGCGATCAGCGCGGTGTAAAGCGTCACGGAGCCTTCTGAGGTCGATTCTTCGGCGTCCATGCTGATCAAGAACTCCTTGATCGGGACGCTGTCCGGCGAGACTTGCAGCGCACGCTTCGCTTCGTCCAGCGCTTTATCGCGGAAGCCGCCCTGTAGATACGCCTGCGCCAGCGCCAGACGCGGCTGCGCGGCGCGCGGCGCGCCGTCCACGGCCTGCCGGTAAAGCGAGATCGCCATCGCCACTTCGCCGCGCGCCAGCGCCGCGTCGCCCTTCGCCAGCAGCGGCTTCACGGCCGCCACCTGCTGCTGGATCGCGTCATCGGCCGCTTGCTTCTGATCCGCCTGCTGCTTAGCGTCCGGAACCACTGCCGCCGCCACAGGCGGCGCGGGCGCGGGTGTAACGACTGCGGGCGGCGCGGGCGCGGGTGTAACGACTGCGGGCGGCGCGGGCGCGGGTGTAACGACTGCGGGCGGCGCGGGCGCGGGTGTAACGACTGCGGGCGGCGCGGGCGCGGGTGTAACGACTGCGGGCGGCGCGGGCGCGGGTGTAACGACTGCGGGCGGCGCGGGCGCGGGTGTAACGACTGCGGGCGGATTAGCCGTCACAGGAACGGCCGGAGCGGGGGCTGGTTTGACAACGACCGGGGGAGCTACGATGACTGGCGGCGTTACTGTGACTGGCGGCGTCACAACGACTGGCGGCGCGATCGTTACCGGTGGTGTGACAGGAGGCGTGACTGTGACAGGCGGTGTGACAACAGCAGGCGGCGCTGCTGGGGCGACGGGAGGCGCGGCTGTGACAGGAGCGGGCGCGGGCGTCGGTTCTGGGGCGCTGCGCTGGGTGACCGCTTGGTCGGCGTCGCTGGCGAGAGCGTCGGCGGCGTCTCCGGTTTTCTTGCCGGTCACGCTCCAGGAGTGCGCCGGAGCCAAAACGTCGACGAGCTGGATATCCGGGCGGTCCGACGATTTTGTGTGCGTGATGACAGCGTAAAACGACGCGCCCAGAGCTTTGGAGAGCGCGAGGCGGTCCGCGTCCGTCGTGATGGGCGTGGTGGTCCATTCCGGGTGGTGGGCGTCGGCGGCGGCGCGCAGGATGGCGGGCGCCTCGACATCGTAGGTCAGGACGTCGAAGTGGCCGCCGTCACGCAGCTTGGCGCGCAGCGCCTTCAGGCCGGAGAAGTCGTCGCTGTCGCCGGCGTCGTGCGTAAACAGCACGATGGTCGGCGGGGGACGGCGCGAGGCGGCCGTGGCGCTGGGCGCGACGGCGCCGACGCCCAAAGTACAGGCGAACGCCAAGGCGGCGCTGCGGAGCGTTACTCGCTTTGCTGGCAAATCTGAAGTCCCGTCTGGCAAGCCTGCAAACCGCGCTGCGCCGACTCTTGGTTGCGTCCGGCGGCGATATCGGCTTTATATGTGCGGATGGCCTTTTCGTAAGCGGCGCGCGCGCCGCGATAATTTCCCTGCGATTGCAGCGAAAGCGCCGTTTGCTGGAAGCTGTCGCCGCCGGAATCCGAGGAGCCGCCGCCGTTCGATCCGCTGCGGTTCACGCCGGACGAACTGGAGGAGTCGCTGCCGCCGTCATGAACGGTGATGCGAATGATCGGCGTTCCGCCCGACGACGACTGCCCGCCGTTCTGGGCGTCCTGCGAGGAATCCGAACCGCCATTCTCTCCCAGCGCCGGCACAACGACCGTATGGCGCGGAAGCGCCTCGATCGCCGCCATCGGCGGGGCGGAGACGGGAGCCGGCGACAGCAAATTATTCGAATCCGAGCCGACGGCTCGAAGCTGGAGCGGAGGCAGCGGGACCGGGCCTCCGCCGATATTGGACGAGGCGCTTCGGGAATGGAACGATCGCTCCGGCAGCGCGGCCGGCCGGCGGCTGAGCAGGGGCTTGGTTCCAACCCCGCTGGTCAGCGTCTCCGAAAACGGATCGGGCGTGCTGTCCAGGTTCTTCGCGCTGAACGGCGGCCGTAGGGAGTCCGCCGTGACCGGAGCATTGCGGGCGACGCTGAACGGCGCGGGCTGGCTCGTAAACGGCGCGGGGCTCGTGCGGGACGGATCGGTGAACGCCGAGCCGTTGACGGAGGCCGGCGGCGTATTGACGGACACCACGCGCTCGGGAGACGCCGTGGCCGGGCGCGACGACGAGCGAACGACCCCAAAGCAGATCGCGAACACGGCAATGGCCGCCGTTCCGGAATAAAGGACCGGCAGCAATTGCAGCCCGCCGATCTTGCGCTCACTCAGGTTCCACGACGCGATCCGTTCGGACAACCCGCCGCTTGGAGCAGCGTTGGAGGCGCCGCCGGCGGCGCCTCGGTCGGAAAGATCGCCGAAGCGTCCCATGACGTTGCCCAGGCTGGTTCCGGCGAGCGCGGGCGGAATCCACCGGAAGCCGACCGGCGTCGGCGCCGCCATGGCGCGCACGCCGCGCTTGAGCATCTCCAGCTTCGCCGCGTCGGCGGCGCTGTCGGGATTGAGCTGAAGGACCGCCTCCACATGTTCGATCGCCAGGGCGTCATTGCCCTTCTTCTCGTAAAGCGTTCCAAGGAGCGAGTGCGCCGTCGTGCTGTTGGGATTGATCGTCAGGGCCGCTTCCGCCGCGAGGATCGCGGCGTCCAGATTGCCGACATCGTTGTGCCAGAACGCCATATCAAGCAGCTTGGTCAGCCGCTCCTGACGGATCGGATCCTCGACGCCGGCGAAATCCTGGGGATCGGGGGCGAGATTGATAGAGGAGATGGGCGCGATAAACGTGCCGCACTCCTTGCAATATTTACTGTCCGCGGTATTATTGGCGCCGCATTGGCTGCAAAACACGGTCTTAACCTCTGGGGGAAACGAAAAAAGGTGTCTAACTTTAACGTCTAAGAATAGCACGCCGGGCATGTTTTGTCAAGCAATACACCGGGCGCCGGCCCCCGTTTACGATGGCGGGCGCTTCTAAAATCGGCCGCCGGGATAACCCACGACGACGCCCTTCAACTGCAAATCCCGCACCGCCTGGGCCGCCCAGTGTCCCGGCGGAACATCCGGAAACTGCGCGCGGGCGTCGCCGCTGGAAGCGACCGTTTTACGGCCTGCCGGCGGCGCCTCGGAAGGATGCGACTGAGGCTTCGCCGCGCTGGTTTTGCGTGGGCTGGCGTGGGCGGCGCTGATTGTACTGAGCCCGCCAAGCGCGGTCAGGCCAATGCAAATGGACACGCATCGTATCAACGGAGTTCGCGGCATCGAAGGTGATCCTTACTTTGGATGCTATCGAAGGTTTAGAGGCTAAAACGCGGAAGGGGCTTCACGGGAAATATGCCGCCGCAAACAACAGCGCGCATCACAGACAATTGCGGCCCGCCGAATCGTTCGGCGGGCCGCGTTAAAAATGTCCTGTCGTCCGGGCGATCAGCGATACCGGGCGTGATACTGTCCGGAGCGATGGTAGCGGGAGCGCCACGAGCTCCACTGGCTTTCCTTCTTGCGGTCGTCCTCGTACTTCTTCGCCGAGTAAGCCGCGCCGGCGACGCCGAGAACCGTCATCAGCGTGTTATGCTTCGCCACGCCGTAAACGCCCAGAGCGCCGGCGGCAATCGCGATATTGCGCCAGTTGTTCTTTTCCTTCTGAGTATTCGCTAACGCCGCCGTCGGGGCAATCGATGTGGCTGCAATGGTCGCCAACGCCGCGATGGTCGTCACTTTCGATATGGTTCGCATGGTTATCTTCTCCCTCTGGATTTGTGCTTTTTCCGTTGATCCGTCCAACATCTCTTATGTATTTATGGACTGGGGGAGCGGTCAAAATGTTCCCCGGCGCATCCGACAAAAAAAGAACCCATCGGCGGATCGCCGATGGGCCAAAGCGTCGAGAAAGATTTGCAAGATATTGTATACCCGTCCGGTTTCATGCTGAAACATCAATTGCGGAGTGTGGTTATTGATTGAATTTATTCATCGCCGGCTCTATGCCGTCGCGGATCCAGGCTTCGGCGGCGGCGGCGGCGCGGTCGACGGTTTCTTCGACATCGCGCTGTTCGGCTTTGCTGAATTTCCCCAGCACGAAATCGATCTGCACGGAAGCGTCGCGCGGCGCGCCGACGCCGAAGCGCAGACGGGGGAACTCCTGAGAGTGCAGGTGCGCGATCAGCGATTTCAGGCCGTTGTGCCCGCCCGCAGAACCGCCCGCGCGCAGCCGTAGTTTGCCGACAGGGAGCGCGA from Capsulimonas corticalis harbors:
- a CDS encoding tetratricopeptide repeat protein is translated as MPAKRVTLRSAALAFACTLGVGAVAPSATAASRRPPPTIVLFTHDAGDSDDFSGLKALRAKLRDGGHFDVLTYDVEAPAILRAAADAHHPEWTTTPITTDADRLALSKALGASFYAVITHTKSSDRPDIQLVDVLAPAHSWSVTGKKTGDAADALASDADQAVTQRSAPEPTPAPAPVTAAPPVAPAAPPAVVTPPVTVTPPVTPPVTIAPPVVVTPPVTVTPPVIVAPPVVVKPAPAPAVPVTANPPAVVTPAPAPPAVVTPAPAPPAVVTPAPAPPAVVTPAPAPPAVVTPAPAPPAVVTPAPAPPAVVTPAPAPPVAAAVVPDAKQQADQKQAADDAIQQQVAAVKPLLAKGDAALARGEVAMAISLYRQAVDGAPRAAQPRLALAQAYLQGGFRDKALDEAKRALQVSPDSVPIKEFLISMDAEESTSEGSVTLYTALIAKNPDDISAHLGLADAYWNDGSLDRAEAEYKAAEALEATTGGHRAVTQLARMYGAQSRYADALEMLAQLGATRYPMALSIIKNKGDALLTSLSTARDSFEAKKSSHEQFYDTAKKVAAEGQALADFVHAVTPPAAFKLSHLHRQLAANLIAQEASVLMTYIETSDADQGDKAASLEKSAQSEMLTANAGEQKNGLTAEGN
- a CDS encoding S-layer homology domain-containing protein, translated to MSICIGLTALGGLSTISAAHASPRKTSAAKPQSHPSEAPPAGRKTVASSGDARAQFPDVPPGHWAAQAVRDLQLKGVVVGYPGGRF
- a CDS encoding tetratricopeptide repeat protein, with product MFCSQCGANNTADSKYCKECGTFIAPISSINLAPDPQDFAGVEDPIRQERLTKLLDMAFWHNDVGNLDAAILAAEAALTINPNSTTAHSLLGTLYEKKGNDALAIEHVEAVLQLNPDSAADAAKLEMLKRGVRAMAAPTPVGFRWIPPALAGTSLGNVMGRFGDLSDRGAAGGASNAAPSGGLSERIASWNLSERKIGGLQLLPVLYSGTAAIAVFAICFGVVRSSSRPATASPERVVSVNTPPASVNGSAFTDPSRTSPAPFTSQPAPFSVARNAPVTADSLRPPFSAKNLDSTPDPFSETLTSGVGTKPLLSRRPAALPERSFHSRSASSNIGGGPVPLPPLQLRAVGSDSNNLLSPAPVSAPPMAAIEALPRHTVVVPALGENGGSDSSQDAQNGGQSSSGGTPIIRITVHDGGSDSSSSSGVNRSGSNGGGSSDSGGDSFQQTALSLQSQGNYRGARAAYEKAIRTYKADIAAGRNQESAQRGLQACQTGLQICQQSE